In Micrococcus luteus NCTC 2665, a single window of DNA contains:
- a CDS encoding SGNH/GDSL hydrolase family protein has translation MKTSSKIALLVLLVVAGAAAFLALNRPVVSPAAEAENRSPVPVHSYSADTRPTVEVYGDSIAVADSPNFAGAESGPSSWTSYINDEGLRFVGGSAQGGRTSGESRGEDRGILATFVVYAFGTNDLRTDVPFEEFASNAREFADLQDPREMFVVVALGPMNDRPQDEVEEWNARLGELASEEGWTLVDPWEGIRGDDNAYVEGFNQDALHPNEEGAALYAQNMAEQLLAAYQGRDGQE, from the coding sequence GTGAAGACCTCGTCCAAGATCGCGCTCCTGGTTCTGCTCGTGGTCGCCGGTGCCGCAGCCTTCCTGGCACTGAATCGTCCCGTAGTCTCCCCCGCGGCGGAGGCGGAGAACCGTTCCCCCGTGCCGGTGCACAGCTATTCGGCCGACACCCGGCCGACGGTCGAGGTCTATGGGGACTCGATCGCCGTGGCCGACTCCCCAAATTTTGCAGGTGCGGAGTCGGGGCCGTCTTCATGGACTAGCTACATCAACGACGAGGGGTTGCGCTTCGTTGGAGGGTCTGCTCAGGGCGGCCGGACCTCCGGCGAATCCCGAGGTGAGGACAGGGGTATTCTAGCCACGTTCGTTGTCTACGCTTTCGGGACAAACGACCTGAGGACGGATGTCCCCTTCGAGGAATTTGCTTCCAACGCGCGTGAATTCGCGGATCTGCAGGACCCTCGTGAAATGTTCGTCGTCGTCGCCCTGGGCCCTATGAACGACCGCCCTCAGGACGAGGTCGAGGAGTGGAACGCCCGACTGGGGGAGCTCGCGTCCGAGGAGGGATGGACCCTTGTGGATCCCTGGGAGGGAATCCGCGGCGATGACAACGCATACGTGGAGGGATTCAACCAAGATGCTCTCCACCCAAATGAAGAGGGCGCTGCTCTGTACGCACAGAACATGGCCGAGCAGCTCCTGGCCGCGTATCAGGGCCGGGACGGCCAGGAGTGA
- a CDS encoding glycosyltransferase family 4 protein, with the protein MGFLVALNRDRDSYQVPVALAEANQLTRFVTDYYHGKPGQVLPSLRHRRAEAIRPSQVVTSAGAFVTQLPYEVMRRVRPTDFPSERVEGALGATVARVARRHPDLDLLLYSGSARQAFEGPSRGRRILFQYHPSPQFIEQTLAEVDELAGLRPWWAEAEVDNPGLEAKHRAEVAAADSAICASEFTRRGLVQGGMAETDVAVVPYGSPAPDTGPVPEPTAQQTFLFVGQGVQRKGLHLLVEAWRQADLGDARLVVVASRLDPEIERFAEGAPRLDLRGRADRAELEDLMRTSDTLVLPSVVEGFGLVLGEALAHGARLIASSNTGLSGMGLPPHLGRVVEAGKVAALVAALEEFRASYDPARSYRADALREAERLSWAGFRQGIRDAVGIGGTR; encoded by the coding sequence GTGGGTTTTCTCGTCGCATTGAACAGGGATCGGGACTCCTATCAGGTGCCCGTCGCCCTCGCGGAGGCGAACCAGCTGACGCGATTCGTCACCGACTACTACCACGGCAAGCCCGGGCAGGTGTTGCCGTCACTGCGGCATCGCCGGGCGGAGGCCATCCGCCCGAGCCAGGTGGTCACCTCCGCCGGGGCGTTCGTCACGCAGCTGCCATATGAGGTGATGCGTCGCGTCCGTCCCACGGACTTTCCGTCCGAGCGCGTGGAAGGTGCCCTCGGCGCCACCGTGGCCCGGGTCGCCCGGCGCCACCCGGACCTGGACCTGCTGCTCTACTCGGGAAGCGCACGCCAGGCATTCGAAGGGCCCTCGCGTGGCCGGCGGATCCTCTTCCAGTACCACCCGTCCCCGCAGTTCATCGAGCAGACGCTCGCCGAGGTGGATGAGCTCGCCGGGCTCCGGCCCTGGTGGGCCGAGGCGGAGGTGGACAACCCCGGCCTCGAGGCGAAGCACCGTGCGGAGGTCGCCGCCGCCGACTCGGCGATCTGCGCCTCCGAGTTCACGCGGCGCGGTCTCGTGCAAGGCGGCATGGCCGAGACCGACGTCGCCGTCGTCCCCTACGGTTCACCCGCGCCGGACACCGGCCCTGTGCCCGAGCCGACCGCGCAGCAGACCTTCTTGTTCGTTGGCCAAGGGGTCCAGCGCAAGGGGCTGCATCTGCTGGTGGAGGCCTGGCGGCAGGCCGACCTCGGGGACGCCCGCCTCGTGGTGGTGGCGTCCCGCCTCGATCCGGAGATCGAGCGATTCGCCGAGGGGGCTCCGCGGCTGGACCTGCGGGGCCGTGCCGACCGTGCCGAGCTCGAGGATCTCATGCGCACCTCGGACACACTCGTGCTGCCGTCCGTGGTGGAAGGGTTCGGCCTCGTGCTCGGCGAGGCGCTCGCACACGGCGCGCGCCTGATCGCGTCCTCCAACACCGGCCTGTCCGGTATGGGTCTGCCACCCCACCTCGGCCGCGTCGTGGAGGCGGGTAAGGTGGCTGCGCTGGTCGCCGCCCTGGAGGAGTTCCGCGCCTCGTATGATCCCGCCCGGTCCTATCGCGCCGATGCGCTGCGCGAGGCCGAGCGCCTGTCCTGGGCCGGCTTCCGTCAGGGAATCCGAGACGCTGTTGGGATCGGGGGAACGCGATGA